The Podarcis muralis chromosome 10, rPodMur119.hap1.1, whole genome shotgun sequence genome includes a region encoding these proteins:
- the APOLD1 gene encoding apolipoprotein L domain-containing protein 1: MLPIKVMEDNFPPHTFDPTHHFHVVLLDQRSRLREHIRSLREISRRINKLHRRSLIANFTGSSLSAAGAIVAIVGLSLSPATLGASLLASGVGLGVAAAGGAVTVTSDLSLVLSNSREVRKVKEIAVSCHAQMREIMHCLEFLHRSQGPTDPRLLPAERNASVTLYNSICFMVFCGSHSFLVPEHNEEVTKVSQAVLKAKVQKLAESLEACARPMDEICELLENRKESPLKTRRLAL; the protein is encoded by the exons ATG cttCCCATCAAGGTTATGGAGGACAACTTCCCCCCTCACACTTTTGATCCTACACATCACTTCCATGTCGTACTGCTGGATCAGAGAAGCAGGCTTCGGGAGCACATCAGGAGTCTCCGGGAGATTTCACGGAGAATCAACAAACTGCACAGACGCTCTCTCATCGCCAATTTCACTGGGAGTTCGTTAAGCGCCGCAGGAGCCATCGTGGCCATCGTGGGGCTGTCCTTGAGCCCTGCAACATTAGGGGCATCCCTATTGGCTTCCGGAGTGGGCCTAGGAGTGGCGGCTGCAGGAGGGGCCGTCACGGTGACTTCCGACCTCTCCTTAGTCCTCTCTAATTCCAGGGAGGTGAGGAAGGTCAAGGAGATTGCAGTGAGCTGCCATGCTCAGATGAGAGAAATCATGCACTGCCTGGAATTCTTGCACCGCAGCCAGGGCCCGACGGATCCTAGGTTACTGCCGGCTGAGAGAAACGCCTCCGTCACACTGTACAACTCCATCTGCTTCATGGTGTTCTGCGGCTCCCACAGCTTCCTGGTCCCCGAGCACAACGAAGAGGTGACCAAAGTGAGTCAGGCTGTGCTCAAGGCAAAAGTCCAGAAGCTGGCAGAAAGCCTAGAAGCCTGTGCAAGGCCCATGGATGAGATCTGCGAACTTTTGGAGAACAGGAAAGAATCCCCCCTGAAGACAAGAAGACTAGCACTCTAG